AGACTTTTTGCTTGGGCAGAAAAATATTTTGGAAGTATGCAGTTTGCAAAACAAGTGGAAACCAAAAATACTCTTGTATTTCCTTATGAAAAACAATTGATTACAAAGCCTCTTTCCAATTATCAAACACATTGTATCTTAGCCAATAGAGCCTATGGGAGCCAAAATAAAGATGCAAAAGTATTGATCTTGTTAAATAATATCTTTGGAGGACCGGGTCTAAACTCTCGCTTAAATATGAGTATTAGAGAAAAACATGGCTTCACTTATAGTATTGAGTCAAACTATCATTATTATTCAGATGCAGGGATTTTTACAATTTATTTCGGAACGGATAAAAGGCATTTAAATAGGGTTAAAAAACTGATTGCGAAAGAGTGTAATCTTTTGATTGACAAAAAGCTTACTCCTAGGCAGTTGATGAAGGCTAAAAAACAATTACTGGGTCAAATTTTTATTGCTCAAGAAAATAATTGTAACTTAATGCTGTCAATGGCAAAAAGCTTGAGTTTGCATAAAAAAGTAGATACCATTGAAGAAATTATCGAAAGAATAGAAAGTATTCAGACCGAGGAAATACAAAGTGTGGCATCTAAAATTCTTAATCCAAATGCTTTAAGTACCCTAGAATATACCCAACCATGATAGACCAATTGCTCAACCAATATCTAGAACAAAATGTAGAAAAGGAACCGCAAATTCTCAAAGATTTGTGGAGAACTACTCATATAAAATGTCTTTATCCCAATATGCTTTCTGGGCATGTTCAAGGGCGATTTCTGAAATGGATTACTCAGCTAAAAAATGCTAAAGATATCCTAGAAATAGGAACATACACGGGGTATTCAACACTTTGTTTTGCAGAAGGAATGGCAATAGATGGTTCTATAGATACCATAGATATCAATGAGGAAACTATGGAAATTGCTAAAGAATATGCAATAAAAGCAGGAGTGGAGCATCAAATAAATTTTTTTACAGGTGATGCCATGGAAATTATCCCTAATCTGGATAAAAAATATGACCTTGTTTTCATAGATGCCGACAAAGAACGCTACCGAGAATATGTAGATTTAGTATTTCCATTTCTAAATAAAAATGCCCTGATTCTTGTTGACAATGTTTTGTGGTATGGTAAAGTTTATTCAGAAAGTGAAGGAGATCTAAAAACGCAAAAAATTAAAGAATTTAACATTTTGGCTCAAGAAGATGAACGCTTTACATCTTTTTTACTTCCTTTGAGAGATGGCGTGTATATGATGATGAAGAAATAATGCCGCTTATGGTGTTATCTGCCATAGGCATTAATTCCATTTAGAAATATAAACCATTCTATTTCTTTGTTAAAATAACCTCAAAGTCCTTACTGATTCTATTTCCCGATTCATCTGAAATACTGAGTCTATGCATGCCAGCATCAGGTGTGAGAAGAACACTATGTTCTATTTCAGTTTTTTGAATAAATTGATCATCAAGATGCCAAAATAATGGTTTATTTTCCCCTTGGTAAGCTACCTGAAAAATTAATGGAGCGTGTTTTTCGTAATAATCTTTTGTTCTGTAAAAAGTTTTAATATGTGCTTTTGGATATACAAAATCGATTTTTTTACGAGTTTCCTTTTCGCAGATTTGCAAATAAGGCATGGGCGTTTTAATCATCGGATTTTTCTTTTTGTAAAACCACTCCACTAGCGGAGGCAAAGACCAAACGGTATCTTTTTTCATAGCGTGAACATCATAACAGCTGCTGTTTACACGGTATTGCGATAAGCTATCTAAAAAAACTTGGGTATGATAGGGGCAAGGTCTTTGGAATTCTACAGAACAAGCGATTTTTTTCTTTTGTTTTTCACAAAATTCATTGGCAATAAATCCTGTTTTTTTACAGAAGTTTTTGGTCTCAAAATCAGATATGGGAAGTTGAGGCTTTTTTCCACTTTTTAGCTGTTTAAATACTTTAAACATCACAGGGGCAGCAGCATTTATTCCTGTTAGATTCGGTCTTCCTTCTCCATCAGAATTTCCAATCCAAACACCTACAGCATATTTTCCATTATAACCAATAGACCAAGCATCTCTAAAACCAAAACTAGTACCTGTTTTCCAAGAAATTTTTGTGGCACTTTCGTAAAGATTCCAATCTTGCTCATGCCGAGGTCTTTTCACGCCATGCAGAGCTTTCAGGGTATGATAAATGGCTTGTGGTGAAATGGCAGGATCTTGTGATAAAGGTGTTTTTTTCTGTTTTAAGACAGAAATAGGGTAGAAATATGAGGGAGAATTTTGTTCAGGGTTTTTCTGATAGTCATTTAAGATACTTGCTAAATTAGTGTAGGCTTGTGTGAGTTCCCAAAGCGAAACTTCGGCACCACCAAGAACTAATGAAATTCCATAATGTCTGGCAGGCTTCTGTATGGTAGTAAAATGAAAATCATGTAATAAACTACGAAATTTTCTTACTCCATACCTATTTAATTGTCTCACCGCTGGGATATTTAAACTTCTGGAAAGCGCCTCTGATGCAGGGACTAATCCATCATATTTACCATCAAAGTTCTGAGGGGTAAAACTTGATAATTGTGTGGGAATGTCTTTTATGAGCTGCTGAGGTAAGAGTTTTCCTTCATCAAATAGTGCCCCGTATAGAAATGGTTTTAAAACACTCCCAGAACTCCTTGGAGCTTGAATATTATCTACAAAAACATGATTATCTGAGCTCGTTTTTGTGTTTCCAATATAGGCTACAACTTCTTTTTTATGCGTGTTGACAACCAGAATTGCACCATTGAAAATTTGATTTTCCTTGAATTTTCGATGATAAAAATCTAAAATAGATTCGCATTTTTTTTGCAAACCAAAATCAATTGTAGTGTAATTGGTTTTTCCATAAAAGCCTTCTTTTGATAAAAATTCTTTTAGTTGAAGTCCATGTTGGTTTAAATAATGCGGTTTTTGAGGGAGCGGTTCTAGTAAAGCCGTTTCAAAAGTAACTTGATCAATGATTCCTTCATCAAGAAGTTTTTTTAGTAATCGATTTCTTTTTTTGAGAAGTTTTTTCTGATTTTTCCCGGGGAAAATAAGACTTGGAGCATTGGGTAGCACTGCAAGAGTTGCAGACTGAGCCCATGATAAATTATTTGAATTGGTATTAAAATACCTCCAAGAAGCCGCTTCAAGCCCTACCACATTTCCGCCAAAAGGGGCATGTGCACTATATAATCTAAGTATTTCATCCTTAGAATACCCGAGTTCTAATCTAAGAGAGAGAAACAATTCCCCGACTTTTTCTAAAACGGTTCTTTTTGGGTTTTTTCTGCTCAAACGTATCACTTGTTGAGAAATTGTAGAGCCACCTCTCACTACTTTTCCTGCGGTATAGTTCTCTTTTAAAGCTTTAAAAATTGAAATAGGATTAAAACCAAGATGATATTCAAAATAAGCATCTTCAAACTGGATAATACAATGTTTGAATTTTTTGGGAATGGAATCAGAAAGCGGAAAACGCCATTGTTGATCCTTTGCAACATGAGCCGAAAGGAGTTCGCCGTTTTTGGCATAAATAACTGTAGAATAATCTTCTGGAAAAAGTTTTGAGGGCAAAGAGAAATAGAAAAACATCCCTAATACCAATAGTACTAAGGATGTTTTTGGGTGTTTTTTTACTTTTTCTAGAATGCTTCTCACGTGCTATGACAAAAAAATATGATTATTCATTTCCTATTACAGAAACAAAATAGCCCTTTTTCTTGGCCGAATAGGAGTTATCATACATCGCTTCTGCATGAGTTCCCGAGAAATAATAAGTCCCTTTATAGGAAGCATTCAAACGGATTTTAAATGTTTTACTCTGTCCTGCTTTCAGACTAAAAAAGGCATTTACACGATCATCCCGAGTATCCACAAAATCGGCTTGACCGTCAAAAAAAGAATTGATCTTATAGCTCGGTAAAATTTCCCATCCCGAAGGGAACAATTGAGTAAGAGCAATATTCTCTACTTTATTTTTGTCGTTGTTTTTTACAATGATTTTAAATGAGAAAGTAGTTCCTTGTTTTACTTTTGTCAGATCAATTACTTTATTGTTTTCATCAAGCGGATAAGTGTTTATGCTTAGTTTGTTGGAGAGCGCAATTTCATTTCCTAAAACAGGGATTCCTTCAAGCTTTTTCTGAATATAAAGAGGTCCGTTATTGAGGTTTTTTAGTGTGACTTTTTTGGCATTTTTGCTATCTACAGAATAAATTTTCGTTTTCGTGTTTACGGTAGCAAGTGGGTTTCCATCAAGGCGGTATTCAAATTTCATAGAAGAATTTTCTGCAGAAGCAAATTCTGCAAGAGCCATTAAACTAAAGGCTGTTGTTTGTGTACTATACCATTTGTTTGACACCAATTGATCTGAAATCTCTTTTGCTAAACTTGTTGCTTGAGAATTGTTTTTTAGTTTTTTATTAGCCAGTAATAGAATGGCTTTATTTCTTAATGAAGACCCGTAAGTATGTGTAGAATAGCTATTCCAATCAGAAATTTGTACTCTCGAAAGAATGCTTTTAGCAATTTTTTCTTGCCCAATTTCTTGATATGCCAAAGCAAGCCAAGCTAAAGATAAATCATTAAAATGATTCTGTTCTCTCATCTTATTCATTGCTGATACATTTGGTTTATCGGCAAATGCAAGCACATATAAAGCATAGGCTTTTGAGAGTCGTATATCTTCTTTGTTAGAAATGGTGTTATACAAGAAAGAAAGATATTTATCTCTAAAAGAATAAGGGAGTTGATATCCTTTTTTCTCAGCGGTAAGCATAAAATGTCCAGCATAGATATTTGACCATGTATTATAATAGCTATTTGAAGACCAATACCCTAAGCTACCATTGTCTTTTTGCATTCTCGCAATTTTATTAATGGCTTTTTTCATGTGATTTTGGATATTCACTTTTTGCCCATTGGTCAATTCTTTAATGTGTTCCAAGAAAAGTTGAGGGAAGGAGTTAGAAGTAGTTTGTTCTAAGCATCCATAAGGATATCGAATCAAATAATCGAGTCTTTTTCCTAAGTTTAAAGGCGGAATACTGGAGAATTCTAGTCCTACACGATTTGTACCATCTTCCCCAAAATATTCAATTGGGATTTCCTTGCTTTCATTTGCTGCAAGTGTAATAGAAGAAGTTTTTACTAATTTTTTGTTCGGATTATCTGTGTAGATACTAATCTTTTCTTGAGCTTTATGCCTTCCGCTTTTTGCGAAAATTTCTATTTTGGCATTCCCAGTTTTACTTTTTACTTTACAGTCAAATTCTACAATTTGATCTCCTTCTTTACTGAATTTAATTGTCTTTGATGATTCACCCACAATTTCAATAAAGTCATTAGTTTTAAGAGAAACCTTTACCTTTTTTACAGAAGATTTCATGGCAAAAACAGTAACAGGGAGTTTGAAAATATCGCCTTTTACAAATTTTCTTGGAGCTGAGCTCAATACCATTAAAGGTTTTTTAACGGTTACTGTTTTGTTACTTTTTCCATAAGCCTTTTTTGCAGTATTTGTAGCAACCACCATGGTGCGTACAGAACCAATATAGCGTGGCATTTTTATTTTGTGTTTTTGCTTTTCGCCAGCTTTCAAGTTAAAAGGCCCAAGATGGATACTCACAGGTTTAAAACGTTTTGCTTTTTTGTTATTTGCTGCCCCAGCAGAGCCATCTCCACCCACCGCAAATACTTGATTAAGTTTCCCTGTATAAGCACCGATAATATCGTCATAAACATCCCAAGATTTTACTCCAAGTGCTTCTTTAGAATAGAAATGATTCCAAGGGTTTGGTGTTCGAAAGTTCGTAAGATCTAGGATTCCGTCATCTACTACCGCAATGGTGTAATTCATTTCTTTGCCGTCTTGTTCTGCAATCTCTAGTTCAAATTCTTCTTCGGGTTTTATTTCATCTTGCATATCAATCACAGGATTGAGTGCCGTAGCTGGGTTATAAACAGAAATTGGTTTAACACCAAAGAGTCTTATGGGTAAATCCGATTTTTTATTTTCTTGGGGATACACCAAAGATACATTCAAATACACATTCGGACTAAAATCTGAACGGATAGGAATATTTACTTGAGTTTTCCCCGCTACTGTTGGGTGCATCTGGATATCCAAAATCTCTTTTCCTTTTTCTATAGAAACGATAAGTTTTCCTCCTTCGGCACTTGGTACAGTAAGTTGAGCAGTTTCTCCTGTTTGATACTTTTCTTTGTCTGTCGTAAAGTTTAGGATAGAGGCAAAGGTAGGATCTAGTTTTTTACTTTTTCCCGCCCATCCTGGCCAATCTATATTCAGTGTTTTTGTGGCAATATGTCCATTTTTAGCAGAAAGATCTTTTGCAACTACTAAGTATCTTCCCCATTCTGGATACTTAATTTCAAAAGGCATTTGTGCAATTCCCTTTGAGTTTGTTTTTATTATTTTCTTGAATTTTGGATTCAATGCATTTCCAGAAGCATAAGAAACGAAATTATCGGCTCTTTTTTCCCACCACCATTTCCAGTTTACTTTATAGATTTTTATTTCAATATTCTTATTAGCAACTGCTTTTCCATTCTCTGTTGCCAATGCAAATTCTAAGGTATGTTTTTTGTCTGTAAGTAGCATATTTCTGCTTTTGTCTCCTTTAGGAATCAAAATACCTACATATTGTTTAAATGGCGAGTAGTCAAAACTACTCATGCTCATACTAAAATCTCCTCCTTTTTCGTAAGCCCTTGAAGAAAGGTGCCCACGCATCATTCCTGGAAAATTATAGTGATTTTTTAAATTCAAAGTAAAAGCAAATTTCCCATCGTTTCCACTCTTGCCTTGAAAAATTGGGTACTTACGAGCATTAAAGGTCCTGTATTCATTCTCAAAGTGATATGCATTAAAACCTTTTATATTCAATTTTTTCCTAGAAAAAGTGAGTTCAGAATGTACTTGTAGATTGTTTGCAATTGCTCCATGAAGCCATTTTACTTGTCCGTTTATCGTTTTGTTTTGGTCATCAGAATTCAGTTTTTTAGGTAAATCTAAAGCGATTTTTAAACGATTTGGTTTAATAGTTTCAACTTTCACATTCTTACTAAATACCGCATTTCCTACTGTGGTTTTTACCATCCAGTTTCCTGTAATGTCTTCTATATTTGTTGAAAACGTTTGGTGGTAGTGGTTTGTTGCTAGTTTCCCTTGAGTTTTTCTGCTAATCAATTTTCCTTTAGGATCATAGAATTCAAAAGTTATTGGCGTTCCTTTTGGTAAATCATTTTTGTTCTCTTGTAGTACAAAATTTACTTCAATTTTATCTCCAGGTCTTCTCACACCTCTGTTTAGGTAAATAAATCCTTTTAGATTTCCTTTTTCAGACATTCCACCTACATCAAAACGGCTTAATGAAAGCGATCTACCATCCATCAGTCTTAGGTAATTTTTATCATGACCAGAAATAGCTTCTACAAAAGAAATATGAGACTTGATCTCGTCAAATCTTGCAATTCCATTAGCATCAGTTCTAGAGATAGCAATCAGTTTTTTCTGAAAATTATAAATTTTCACTTCGGCATTTCCAATGGCAGAATTGTCAATGATGTTGAGTAAAACTACTTTGAGGTCATTCGTCCCTTTTTTTGCAGTAATTCCAATATCCGATTTGTAGATATTTTTTGATGTTAAGGCATTTCTTCTTTTTAAATAATAAGATAATTTACAAGGGTCGTTTCTTTCTCTCCATTTATAATGTGCATAATAGTAGTCATCATACATATCCCAATGAGAACTTTCAGTTGGACTGTTGTAATCTTCTTGATCAAACCTCGTTTTAAAATCTTTAGCTTCTATATCGCAAATCTGGTTGTATTCTGGGCGAATAAAAAATTCTACACGATATAGCGCATTTTCGTCTAATCGTGTCATTTTGTTCAGATCAATAGCGTGAGTTGTCCATGTGAAATTATTGGTAGAGATATCAATTGTTTTTTTCACAACAGGGTTTCCTACATATTTTATTCTTGATGTTCCTGCATAAGAATTATCTTGAAAAAATTGTAGCATATTTTCATTAGGAATCTTGATGATTTGAATATCAACCTTTTTTAAGCTTATTGCTTCAAAATAAATCATACTTTGGTTAATACTCGTGAGAATATTTCCGTTGTTTTTAATTCTGATCTGAGGTTGTTCAGGATTAAATTGGATAGTTTGTTTGAATGTTTTTTTGAGAGCAACACCATCAATGTTCTTGATGTTTTTATTGATTGTTAGGTGAATATTATTGGAAATCAATCCTTTTGGATAAATAAATAGGTTGTTTCCTTCAGTTTTAGTAGTAAATTTTATTCTTCCTAATTTGATAAGTCCTGATAAATTTTGATTTTTCTTGAGTTTTTCTGAAAAGTTAACCAAAATGGCATTTGACTCTTTGTTTTCAATTCTTGCAGATACGGCTTTGAAAACATTTTTGGCAAAAATAACGACTTCCAAATTACCTTTTTCTTCTACGTTTATGGCGTTTCCATCCCAAGATATTTTCACCTTTTGATCGGCATCTGTTCTTGTTAAACTATCAAGTTTGAATTCATGATATTTATTTGATAAGTCTTTATGTCCAATCCATTTTATCGCAATTGATTGATTTTCAATTTGAGCCTCAATGATTTTTTGAGCTTCTGAATTTTTTACAGCATCAGAGAATTCTACTTTTCCCAGAACGTATTGGTATTTCTTATTATAAGACTGTGTCTCTTTGTAGTTCACTCTAAAAGAGAGTTCCCGAGTTTTAAAGCTCGTCTCAAAATCTTTTTGGTTATTTCCAAATTGACTATGTAGCCCTTTGAGTTTAATTTTCACCTCATATTGCTTTGCAAAATCAAAATGAGTTTCGGGTTTAAAGGCAATCGTTTTAGAATCTGAAAAGTACCATTTTCCTGCTATTTTGGGTTTTATTTGACAATGGTCTAATAAATCAATTTTTGAGAGTGTATCTTGAAGGATTTCGAAATCAAATTGAGCTAAGAAAGGTTCGTGAACAGAGAGTCCGTCACCAGAGAAGTATTCAAGGTGATAATTAGACTGAATTTCCTGAGCTGTTTCCTTTTTTTTACAAGAATGGAAAATATTGACAAATAAGAAGCTTATGAGCAATATTGCGAGAGATTTCTTCTTGATAAACATGAAATTTTATATTTAAAAAATTGTAAGAAGTAAAAGTACAAAGAAAATTTGTTTAATTTGTGCCATCAATCGTATTTATTTATGGGAAAAAAGCTTGCATTACACTGGCAAATACTTATCGGAATGGTATTAGGAATTGCCTTCGGTTTTTTGATGTCTAATCTTTCTTGGGGAAAAGAATTTATTCAGGATTGGATAGCTCCTTTAGGGCAAATTTTTGTGAATTTGCTTAAAATGATAGCTGTACCGTTAATTGTTGCTTCTTTAATTAAAGGAATATCGGATCTTAAAGATATTTCTAAGTTTAAAAAAATAGGAGGGAGAACCATTCTTATTTATATTGGAACCACTGTTGTTGCTATTTGTATAGGTTTGGTACTTGTAAATGTTTTAGAACCTGGAGCTGGTATTTCTGAGGAAACTATAGCAAAACTCACGGAGTCTTATGCGAGTGATTCTACTATCCAAAAAAGAATTTCTACTGCTACCCAACAGAAAGATGTACCAGCACTTCAGTTTTTGGTAGACATGGTACCTAGTAATATTTTTACCGCAATGGGAAATAATAAACTCATGTTGCAGGTCATATTTTTCACTATTTTTATTGGTATTTCTATGCTTTTGGTAAAAGAGGAGCAAGCAAAACCTCTCAAGAACTTTTTCGACTCAATGAATGAAGTGGTTCTAAAAATGGTTGATTTAATTATGATTACCGCACCTATTGCAGTCTTTGCTTTATTGGCAAAAGTAATTGTAACTGCCGATGATCCCGAAATATTGATGAGATTATTGGCTTATGCAGGTGTTGTTGTTTTAGGATTAATCCTTATGGTGATTTTCTATTTGATTTTGATATCGGTTGTGGCAAAGAAATCTCCTTTTTGGTTTTTATCAAAGATAAGTCCTGCACAGTTATTAGCTTTTTCTACAAGTTCTAGTGCAGCCACACTTCCTGTAACTATGGAACGAGTAGAAGAACACGTGGGTGTGGATAAAGAAGTTTCTAGTTTTGTACTTCCTGTTGGTGCAACAATCAATATGGATGGAACGAGTCTTTATCAGGCTGTTGCTGCTGTGTTTATTATGCAAGTACTTTGGCCAGAAGGTTTGGTTTTTTCTAACCAACTTACGATTATTCTTACAGCACTTTTGGCTTCAATTGGGTCTGCAGCTGTTCCTGGAGCAGGTATGGTAATGCTGGTGATTGTTTTAGATTCTATAGGTTTTCCAGCAGATAAATTACCGATTGCTTTAGCACTCATATTTGCTGTTGACAGACCTTTGGATATGCTCAGAACAACTATTAACGTAACAGGAGATGCTACTGTTTCTACTATTGTTGCAAAATCTGTTGGAAAACTTCATAATCCTGTTGAGAAAA
This is a stretch of genomic DNA from Flavobacteriales bacterium. It encodes these proteins:
- a CDS encoding insulinase family protein, which gives rise to MEFYTHTLSNGIRVIHKEVTQEVAHFGWMVQVGSRHEETSEFGLAHFVEHCLFKGTKNRRMHHILSRMEDVGGELNAYTTKEETFIYSSFLRQDYKRAMELISDIVNHSVFPEKELMKEKEVIFDEINSYKDNPSEQIFDEIDEIVFKNSDLGNNILGSEESVASFTREHIQKFIQKNYSTEKMILSSVGNIKAERLFAWAEKYFGSMQFAKQVETKNTLVFPYEKQLITKPLSNYQTHCILANRAYGSQNKDAKVLILLNNIFGGPGLNSRLNMSIREKHGFTYSIESNYHYYSDAGIFTIYFGTDKRHLNRVKKLIAKECNLLIDKKLTPRQLMKAKKQLLGQIFIAQENNCNLMLSMAKSLSLHKKVDTIEEIIERIESIQTEEIQSVASKILNPNALSTLEYTQP
- a CDS encoding O-methyltransferase, yielding MIDQLLNQYLEQNVEKEPQILKDLWRTTHIKCLYPNMLSGHVQGRFLKWITQLKNAKDILEIGTYTGYSTLCFAEGMAIDGSIDTIDINEETMEIAKEYAIKAGVEHQINFFTGDAMEIIPNLDKKYDLVFIDADKERYREYVDLVFPFLNKNALILVDNVLWYGKVYSESEGDLKTQKIKEFNILAQEDERFTSFLLPLRDGVYMMMKK
- the pbpC gene encoding penicillin-binding protein 1C gives rise to the protein MRSILEKVKKHPKTSLVLLVLGMFFYFSLPSKLFPEDYSTVIYAKNGELLSAHVAKDQQWRFPLSDSIPKKFKHCIIQFEDAYFEYHLGFNPISIFKALKENYTAGKVVRGGSTISQQVIRLSRKNPKRTVLEKVGELFLSLRLELGYSKDEILRLYSAHAPFGGNVVGLEAASWRYFNTNSNNLSWAQSATLAVLPNAPSLIFPGKNQKKLLKKRNRLLKKLLDEGIIDQVTFETALLEPLPQKPHYLNQHGLQLKEFLSKEGFYGKTNYTTIDFGLQKKCESILDFYHRKFKENQIFNGAILVVNTHKKEVVAYIGNTKTSSDNHVFVDNIQAPRSSGSVLKPFLYGALFDEGKLLPQQLIKDIPTQLSSFTPQNFDGKYDGLVPASEALSRSLNIPAVRQLNRYGVRKFRSLLHDFHFTTIQKPARHYGISLVLGGAEVSLWELTQAYTNLASILNDYQKNPEQNSPSYFYPISVLKQKKTPLSQDPAISPQAIYHTLKALHGVKRPRHEQDWNLYESATKISWKTGTSFGFRDAWSIGYNGKYAVGVWIGNSDGEGRPNLTGINAAAPVMFKVFKQLKSGKKPQLPISDFETKNFCKKTGFIANEFCEKQKKKIACSVEFQRPCPYHTQVFLDSLSQYRVNSSCYDVHAMKKDTVWSLPPLVEWFYKKKNPMIKTPMPYLQICEKETRKKIDFVYPKAHIKTFYRTKDYYEKHAPLIFQVAYQGENKPLFWHLDDQFIQKTEIEHSVLLTPDAGMHRLSISDESGNRISKDFEVILTKK
- a CDS encoding MG2 domain-containing protein translates to MFIKKKSLAILLISFLFVNIFHSCKKKETAQEIQSNYHLEYFSGDGLSVHEPFLAQFDFEILQDTLSKIDLLDHCQIKPKIAGKWYFSDSKTIAFKPETHFDFAKQYEVKIKLKGLHSQFGNNQKDFETSFKTRELSFRVNYKETQSYNKKYQYVLGKVEFSDAVKNSEAQKIIEAQIENQSIAIKWIGHKDLSNKYHEFKLDSLTRTDADQKVKISWDGNAINVEEKGNLEVVIFAKNVFKAVSARIENKESNAILVNFSEKLKKNQNLSGLIKLGRIKFTTKTEGNNLFIYPKGLISNNIHLTINKNIKNIDGVALKKTFKQTIQFNPEQPQIRIKNNGNILTSINQSMIYFEAISLKKVDIQIIKIPNENMLQFFQDNSYAGTSRIKYVGNPVVKKTIDISTNNFTWTTHAIDLNKMTRLDENALYRVEFFIRPEYNQICDIEAKDFKTRFDQEDYNSPTESSHWDMYDDYYYAHYKWRERNDPCKLSYYLKRRNALTSKNIYKSDIGITAKKGTNDLKVVLLNIIDNSAIGNAEVKIYNFQKKLIAISRTDANGIARFDEIKSHISFVEAISGHDKNYLRLMDGRSLSLSRFDVGGMSEKGNLKGFIYLNRGVRRPGDKIEVNFVLQENKNDLPKGTPITFEFYDPKGKLISRKTQGKLATNHYHQTFSTNIEDITGNWMVKTTVGNAVFSKNVKVETIKPNRLKIALDLPKKLNSDDQNKTINGQVKWLHGAIANNLQVHSELTFSRKKLNIKGFNAYHFENEYRTFNARKYPIFQGKSGNDGKFAFTLNLKNHYNFPGMMRGHLSSRAYEKGGDFSMSMSSFDYSPFKQYVGILIPKGDKSRNMLLTDKKHTLEFALATENGKAVANKNIEIKIYKVNWKWWWEKRADNFVSYASGNALNPKFKKIIKTNSKGIAQMPFEIKYPEWGRYLVVAKDLSAKNGHIATKTLNIDWPGWAGKSKKLDPTFASILNFTTDKEKYQTGETAQLTVPSAEGGKLIVSIEKGKEILDIQMHPTVAGKTQVNIPIRSDFSPNVYLNVSLVYPQENKKSDLPIRLFGVKPISVYNPATALNPVIDMQDEIKPEEEFELEIAEQDGKEMNYTIAVVDDGILDLTNFRTPNPWNHFYSKEALGVKSWDVYDDIIGAYTGKLNQVFAVGGDGSAGAANNKKAKRFKPVSIHLGPFNLKAGEKQKHKIKMPRYIGSVRTMVVATNTAKKAYGKSNKTVTVKKPLMVLSSAPRKFVKGDIFKLPVTVFAMKSSVKKVKVSLKTNDFIEIVGESSKTIKFSKEGDQIVEFDCKVKSKTGNAKIEIFAKSGRHKAQEKISIYTDNPNKKLVKTSSITLAANESKEIPIEYFGEDGTNRVGLEFSSIPPLNLGKRLDYLIRYPYGCLEQTTSNSFPQLFLEHIKELTNGQKVNIQNHMKKAINKIARMQKDNGSLGYWSSNSYYNTWSNIYAGHFMLTAEKKGYQLPYSFRDKYLSFLYNTISNKEDIRLSKAYALYVLAFADKPNVSAMNKMREQNHFNDLSLAWLALAYQEIGQEKIAKSILSRVQISDWNSYSTHTYGSSLRNKAILLLANKKLKNNSQATSLAKEISDQLVSNKWYSTQTTAFSLMALAEFASAENSSMKFEYRLDGNPLATVNTKTKIYSVDSKNAKKVTLKNLNNGPLYIQKKLEGIPVLGNEIALSNKLSINTYPLDENNKVIDLTKVKQGTTFSFKIIVKNNDKNKVENIALTQLFPSGWEILPSYKINSFFDGQADFVDTRDDRVNAFFSLKAGQSKTFKIRLNASYKGTYYFSGTHAEAMYDNSYSAKKKGYFVSVIGNE
- a CDS encoding dicarboxylate/amino acid:cation symporter, whose translation is MGKKLALHWQILIGMVLGIAFGFLMSNLSWGKEFIQDWIAPLGQIFVNLLKMIAVPLIVASLIKGISDLKDISKFKKIGGRTILIYIGTTVVAICIGLVLVNVLEPGAGISEETIAKLTESYASDSTIQKRISTATQQKDVPALQFLVDMVPSNIFTAMGNNKLMLQVIFFTIFIGISMLLVKEEQAKPLKNFFDSMNEVVLKMVDLIMITAPIAVFALLAKVIVTADDPEILMRLLAYAGVVVLGLILMVIFYLILISVVAKKSPFWFLSKISPAQLLAFSTSSSAATLPVTMERVEEHVGVDKEVSSFVLPVGATINMDGTSLYQAVAAVFIMQVLWPEGLVFSNQLTIILTALLASIGSAAVPGAGMVMLVIVLDSIGFPADKLPIALALIFAVDRPLDMLRTTINVTGDATVSTIVAKSVGKLHNPVEKKWDDHYEGKV